One Halalkalicoccus sp. NIPERK01 DNA window includes the following coding sequences:
- a CDS encoding BCCT family transporter, which produces MSNADDSGAIGRFREELDVPVFLFGAGLTVGVIALYFISPSTVVNGISALNSAMLSYLNWALLVIVFLIVLFLIFLILGPWGKIKFGDDPPEYSFLSFFSMLYSAGFAAGVVFWGPTEALFYYAEPSPLFDVSGGSAEAMTIAIQQTLFHWALPQLAVFTIMGIAIGYFAYNYENVPLRVSSALTPILGRDNLDGPAAKAIDVLAVFATIGGVATSLGFIGSQFISGLNFQWGIDLGNTGILLVVTMMTLLFTISMVLGVDKGIRRLSNFNMILFVVLMVATFLIGPSVFLVLLGTQAFGGMVTDFVSMSLFTGAGVEGGTEWANAWTVFYWAWALSWSPFAGLFIARISRGRTVREVAFTGIAATSAATIPWFTFVGGTAVWAQHNGVADFGAVIAGEAGPEVSGFILFDAFPLGTVFMVAFMILVTTFFITSADSSTLAVSMMTTGGKASPSNINRIFWGVVLGMTAAILMILGGIEALQSAAIITGAPFAFVCFLALLGLAKHFSATHGRVILQDGAWIVGSRPERSAPQDAPPAADDD; this is translated from the coding sequence GTGTCGAACGCGGACGACTCGGGTGCGATCGGGCGATTCCGCGAGGAACTCGACGTCCCCGTCTTCCTCTTCGGGGCGGGGCTGACGGTCGGGGTCATCGCCCTGTACTTCATCAGCCCGAGCACCGTCGTCAACGGCATTTCGGCCCTCAACAGCGCGATGCTCTCCTATCTGAACTGGGCGCTGCTCGTTATCGTCTTCCTGATCGTCCTCTTCCTGATCTTCCTGATCCTCGGCCCGTGGGGCAAGATCAAGTTCGGCGACGACCCGCCCGAGTACAGCTTCCTCTCGTTCTTCTCGATGCTCTACTCGGCGGGCTTCGCCGCGGGCGTCGTCTTCTGGGGGCCGACGGAGGCGCTGTTCTACTACGCCGAGCCCTCGCCGCTGTTCGACGTCTCGGGGGGATCGGCCGAGGCGATGACGATCGCCATCCAGCAGACGCTCTTCCACTGGGCGCTGCCCCAACTCGCGGTGTTCACGATCATGGGCATCGCCATCGGCTACTTCGCGTACAACTACGAGAACGTCCCTCTGCGGGTGTCTTCGGCGCTCACGCCGATCCTCGGGAGGGACAACCTGGACGGGCCGGCCGCGAAGGCCATCGACGTCCTCGCGGTGTTCGCAACCATCGGCGGCGTGGCGACGTCGCTGGGGTTCATCGGCAGCCAGTTCATCAGCGGGCTGAACTTCCAGTGGGGGATCGACCTCGGCAACACCGGCATCCTGCTGGTGGTGACGATGATGACGCTCCTGTTCACGATCTCGATGGTGCTCGGCGTCGACAAGGGGATCCGGCGGCTCTCGAACTTCAACATGATCCTCTTCGTCGTCCTCATGGTCGCGACGTTCCTCATCGGCCCGTCGGTGTTTCTCGTCCTGCTGGGGACGCAGGCGTTCGGCGGGATGGTCACCGACTTCGTTTCGATGAGCCTCTTCACCGGCGCGGGCGTCGAGGGCGGCACCGAGTGGGCCAACGCGTGGACCGTCTTCTACTGGGCGTGGGCGCTCTCGTGGTCGCCCTTCGCCGGCCTCTTCATCGCGCGGATCTCCCGCGGTCGGACGGTTCGGGAGGTCGCGTTCACGGGCATCGCCGCGACCTCCGCGGCGACCATCCCGTGGTTCACGTTCGTCGGCGGCACGGCCGTCTGGGCCCAGCACAACGGCGTCGCCGACTTCGGCGCGGTGATCGCGGGCGAGGCCGGTCCGGAGGTCTCCGGGTTCATCCTGTTCGACGCGTTCCCGCTCGGGACCGTCTTCATGGTCGCGTTCATGATCCTCGTGACGACGTTCTTCATCACCTCCGCGGACTCCTCGACGCTCGCCGTCTCGATGATGACCACCGGCGGCAAGGCCAGCCCCTCGAACATCAACCGGATCTTCTGGGGCGTGGTGTTGGGAATGACCGCGGCGATCCTCATGATCCTCGGCGGGATCGAGGCGCTCCAGTCGGCGGCGATCATCACGGGCGCACCGTTCGCGTTCGTCTGCTTCCTCGCCCTGCTCGGCCTCGCGAAGCACTTCAGCGCGACCCACGGCCGCGTGATCCTGCAGGACGGCGCGTGGATCGTCGGCTCGCGCCCCGAGCGCTCCGCGCCACAGGACGCACCACCCGCGGCCGACGACGACTGA
- a CDS encoding amidohydrolase, which produces MSRTIRDGMSECRRTFHRFPEPAWREFYTTSLLVDEIERMGVDELAVGREAMASDERMAVPSDEELATWFERARAAGAREDVLEACEGGHTGCVAVLDRGEGPSIGLRVDIDALFVEEASDEGHLPAREGFRSEHEGLMHACGHDAHMTIGLAVLEAVAESDFSGKLTVFFQPAEEEGGGGRPMAEGPYTEGIEYLLCVHVGLDHPTGEVVAGIEKPLAMSHLNVGFRGESSHAGQAPERGANAIQAMATAVSEAYGIPRHAEGMTRVNVGRVEAGTASNVIAEDAAIVAEVRGETTRLMESMKERFERVCTSAAEMHGCEAEVEIHSESPRADSDPELRDLVHGVASGVEGVDNPVRTADFGASEDATFLMEAVQEAGGLASYAIVGTDHPDSHHTPHFDVDERTLGIAVDVLTESIERIADEPP; this is translated from the coding sequence ATGTCACGGACGATACGCGACGGGATGAGCGAGTGTAGACGGACGTTTCATCGGTTCCCCGAACCGGCGTGGCGGGAGTTCTACACGACGAGCCTGCTGGTCGACGAGATCGAGAGGATGGGTGTCGACGAACTCGCGGTGGGTCGCGAGGCGATGGCCTCCGACGAACGGATGGCGGTTCCGAGCGACGAGGAGTTGGCGACGTGGTTCGAGCGGGCGCGTGCGGCCGGCGCGCGCGAGGACGTCCTCGAGGCCTGCGAGGGGGGACATACGGGCTGTGTGGCCGTCCTCGACCGTGGCGAGGGCCCCTCGATCGGGCTCCGGGTCGACATCGACGCGCTGTTCGTCGAGGAGGCCTCTGACGAAGGGCACCTCCCCGCACGCGAGGGGTTTCGCTCCGAACACGAGGGGCTGATGCACGCCTGCGGGCACGACGCACACATGACGATCGGGCTGGCGGTCCTGGAAGCCGTCGCCGAGAGCGACTTCTCGGGAAAACTCACCGTTTTCTTCCAGCCCGCAGAGGAGGAGGGCGGCGGCGGGCGGCCGATGGCCGAGGGACCCTACACGGAGGGTATCGAGTATCTGCTCTGTGTCCACGTCGGCCTCGACCACCCCACGGGCGAGGTCGTCGCGGGGATCGAGAAGCCGCTCGCGATGAGCCACCTGAACGTCGGGTTTCGCGGTGAGTCCTCGCACGCGGGACAGGCCCCCGAGAGGGGGGCCAACGCGATCCAGGCGATGGCGACCGCCGTGAGCGAGGCCTACGGGATCCCGCGCCACGCCGAGGGGATGACGCGGGTGAACGTCGGCCGGGTCGAGGCCGGCACCGCGAGCAACGTGATCGCCGAGGACGCGGCGATCGTCGCGGAGGTGCGCGGCGAGACGACCCGATTGATGGAGTCGATGAAGGAGCGCTTCGAGCGGGTCTGTACGTCGGCCGCCGAGATGCACGGCTGTGAGGCCGAAGTCGAGATCCACAGCGAGTCGCCGCGGGCGGACAGCGACCCCGAACTCCGCGACCTCGTTCACGGGGTCGCGAGCGGGGTCGAGGGCGTCGACAACCCGGTCAGGACGGCCGATTTCGGTGCGAGCGAGGACGCGACGTTCCTGATGGAGGCGGTCCAGGAGGCCGGCGGCCTCGCCTCCTACGCCATCGTCGGCACCGATCACCCCGACAGCCACCACACCCCGCACTTCGACGTCGACGAGCGGACGCTGGGGATCGCCGTCGACGTGCTGACCGAGTCGATCGAGCGAATCGCCGACGAGCCCCCCTAG
- a CDS encoding D-2-hydroxyacid dehydrogenase codes for MSEDTPDVVVLREGTEGLSTEPYAEELRKRLPGHEVRRARTPAEERDLIEGARVATGVRIDEDLLAHANEIELFACAFAGTEHLPTEALRERGVTVTNAGGIHAPGLAEGVLGNMLVFARRLHEGWRRKRNREWRHFRSGELTGSTVTIVGLGSIGRALTQRLSGMEVETIGVRYSPEKGGPTDEVIGFDGESLHGALARTDYLVIACPLTETTRGLIGEDEFATLPPEAIVINTARGPIVDTDALVGAIQTNSIRGAALDVTDPEPLPPEHVLWGFENVLITPHTGGHTPKHWERLAEIVAGNVAALDGNGDLENVVLRPD; via the coding sequence ATGAGCGAGGACACACCGGACGTCGTCGTGTTGCGCGAGGGAACCGAGGGGCTCTCGACCGAACCGTACGCCGAGGAACTGCGCAAACGTTTGCCCGGCCACGAGGTCCGCCGGGCACGAACCCCCGCCGAGGAGCGCGACCTGATTGAGGGCGCCCGGGTCGCCACCGGGGTTCGCATCGACGAAGACCTGCTCGCGCACGCCAACGAGATCGAACTGTTCGCGTGTGCCTTCGCGGGCACCGAACACCTCCCGACAGAGGCGCTGCGCGAGCGGGGGGTGACGGTGACCAACGCCGGCGGGATCCACGCCCCGGGGCTCGCGGAGGGCGTTCTGGGGAACATGCTCGTGTTCGCCCGCCGGCTCCACGAGGGCTGGCGCCGCAAGCGGAACCGGGAGTGGCGGCACTTCCGGTCCGGGGAGTTGACGGGCAGTACGGTGACGATCGTCGGCCTCGGGTCGATCGGCAGGGCGCTCACCCAGCGCCTCTCGGGTATGGAGGTCGAGACGATCGGGGTCCGCTACTCGCCGGAGAAGGGCGGGCCGACCGACGAGGTGATCGGGTTCGACGGGGAGAGCCTCCACGGGGCGCTCGCGCGCACCGACTACCTGGTGATCGCCTGCCCGCTGACGGAGACGACGCGAGGGCTGATCGGCGAGGACGAGTTCGCCACCCTGCCGCCGGAGGCGATCGTGATCAACACCGCCCGCGGGCCGATCGTCGACACGGACGCGCTCGTCGGGGCGATCCAGACCAACTCGATCCGGGGCGCGGCCCTCGACGTGACCGACCCCGAGCCGCTGCCGCCGGAGCACGTGCTGTGGGGCTTCGAGAACGTCCTGATAACCCCGCATACGGGCGGGCACACCCCGAAACACTGGGAACGGCTCGCGGAGATCGTCGCCGGAAACGTCGCGGCGCTCGACGGGAACGGCGACCTCGAGAACGTGGTTCTCAGACCTGACTGA
- a CDS encoding FAD-dependent oxidoreductase yields MVDTYDLVIVGGGISGASLLYTVSKFTDIERVALLEKEEEIAAINSHHTNNSQTLHFGDIETNYTREKAEEVNEGAQMLAGYLESEDPDRGIHSKRSKMVLAVGEEEVEELTTRYHDEGFSDLYPKLRAIDREEIAEIEPKVVEGRDPDTELLALQTPDGYVVDYGQVAASFVENARDEAGVDVYTGTEVERIDETDDGFIVETDSGWFEAEATVVAAGSHSLQVAKEMGYGEDMSLLPVAGSFFLGNDLLNGKVYTLQMQKLPFAAIHGDADVHDDSITRFGPTAKLVPELERGELSTVGDFFDVFGMNVDSVLSYGNVLADRVLLPYVLRNLVYDVPEVGKRAFLPHVKKVVPSVELDDIERAKGYGGVRPQIVDTERKTLDMGEAKITGDGVIFNITPSPGASTCLKNAMRDTEQVIDFLDGEFEFDSEGFRNETIGNFPREEGSDPDRRIGGAVSQV; encoded by the coding sequence ATGGTAGACACATACGACCTCGTCATCGTCGGCGGAGGCATCAGTGGGGCATCGCTGCTCTATACCGTCTCGAAGTTCACCGACATCGAACGGGTAGCGCTTCTGGAGAAGGAGGAGGAAATCGCGGCGATCAACTCCCACCACACGAACAACTCCCAGACGCTGCATTTCGGGGACATCGAGACGAACTACACCCGCGAGAAGGCGGAGGAGGTGAACGAGGGCGCCCAGATGCTCGCGGGCTACCTCGAATCGGAGGACCCCGACCGCGGGATCCACAGCAAGCGCAGCAAGATGGTGCTCGCGGTCGGCGAGGAGGAAGTCGAGGAACTCACGACGCGGTACCACGACGAGGGCTTCTCGGACCTGTACCCGAAGCTCAGGGCGATCGACCGCGAGGAGATCGCGGAGATCGAGCCGAAGGTCGTCGAGGGGCGTGACCCGGACACCGAACTGCTGGCGCTCCAGACGCCCGACGGCTACGTCGTCGACTACGGCCAGGTCGCCGCGTCGTTCGTCGAGAACGCGCGAGACGAGGCGGGCGTCGACGTCTACACCGGTACCGAGGTCGAGCGGATCGACGAGACCGACGACGGGTTCATCGTCGAGACCGATTCGGGCTGGTTCGAGGCCGAGGCGACCGTCGTCGCGGCGGGTTCCCACAGCCTCCAGGTCGCAAAGGAGATGGGCTACGGCGAGGACATGTCCCTGCTCCCGGTCGCGGGGAGTTTCTTCCTCGGGAACGACCTCCTGAACGGCAAGGTCTACACCCTCCAGATGCAGAAGCTCCCGTTCGCCGCGATCCACGGCGACGCGGACGTCCACGACGACTCCATCACCCGCTTCGGGCCGACCGCCAAACTGGTGCCGGAACTCGAGCGCGGGGAACTCTCGACCGTCGGCGACTTCTTCGACGTGTTCGGAATGAACGTCGACTCCGTCCTGAGCTACGGCAACGTGCTGGCGGATCGGGTCCTGCTGCCGTACGTGCTGCGGAACCTCGTCTACGACGTCCCCGAGGTCGGAAAGCGAGCGTTCCTCCCGCACGTGAAGAAGGTCGTCCCGAGCGTCGAACTCGACGACATCGAGCGGGCGAAGGGCTACGGCGGGGTGCGCCCCCAGATCGTCGACACCGAGCGAAAGACCCTCGACATGGGCGAGGCGAAGATCACCGGCGACGGCGTCATCTTCAACATCACGCCCTCGCCGGGCGCCTCGACCTGTCTGAAGAACGCCATGCGCGACACCGAGCAGGTGATCGACTTTCTCGACGGCGAGTTCGAGTTCGACAGCGAGGGGTTCCGAAACGAGACGATCGGCAACTTCCCCCGGGAGGAGGGGTCGGACCCCGACCGGCGGATCGGGGGCGCGGTCAGTCAGGTCTGA
- a CDS encoding M24 family metallopeptidase — MTVQVFEKAEYERRVERTKERMREAGIETLFVSDPANMNYLSGYDGWSFYVHQGLVVSLDHDQPVWIGREMDKNGAKATVWIDHENLYAYSDDHVHSPVDKHPMDVVARVIEGMGRGDTHVGVEMDASYYTAKSHQRLRERLPEATFSDATLLVSWVRVVKSEREIELIEEATQLSEAAMQAGIDAMGEGVPESTVAAEIYHTLVAGTEAFGGDYPAIVPLMPSGEHTGTPHLTWSDEPFSNGDPVIVELAGCRHRYHSPLARTAVVGEVPEEMGRVAEVVVEGLNAALDTAEPGVTCEEVELAWRESIARHGIEKEDRIGYSMGLGYPPDWGEHTASIRPGDETVLKEDMTFHMIPGIWTDELGVEISESFRVTANGAERFSSFPQQVFSV; from the coding sequence ATTACCGTGCAGGTGTTCGAGAAAGCGGAGTACGAACGTCGGGTGGAACGGACCAAAGAGCGCATGCGGGAGGCGGGGATCGAGACCCTGTTCGTGAGCGATCCCGCGAACATGAACTACCTCTCGGGCTACGACGGCTGGTCGTTTTACGTCCACCAGGGGCTCGTCGTCTCGCTGGACCACGACCAGCCCGTCTGGATCGGCCGCGAGATGGACAAGAACGGCGCGAAGGCGACCGTCTGGATCGACCACGAGAACCTCTACGCCTACAGCGACGACCACGTCCACTCGCCCGTGGACAAGCACCCGATGGACGTCGTCGCGCGGGTGATCGAGGGGATGGGTCGGGGAGACACCCACGTCGGCGTCGAGATGGACGCCTCCTACTACACCGCCAAGTCCCACCAGCGTCTTCGAGAGCGACTGCCGGAGGCGACGTTCTCCGACGCGACGCTGCTGGTGAGCTGGGTCCGCGTGGTGAAATCCGAGCGGGAGATCGAACTAATCGAGGAGGCTACCCAGCTCTCGGAGGCCGCGATGCAGGCCGGGATCGATGCGATGGGCGAGGGCGTCCCGGAATCGACGGTCGCCGCCGAGATCTATCACACCCTCGTCGCCGGGACGGAGGCGTTCGGCGGCGACTATCCGGCGATCGTCCCGCTGATGCCCTCGGGCGAACACACGGGGACGCCCCATCTCACGTGGTCCGACGAGCCCTTCTCGAACGGGGATCCCGTGATCGTCGAACTCGCGGGCTGTCGCCACCGGTATCACTCGCCGCTGGCGCGGACCGCCGTGGTCGGCGAGGTCCCCGAGGAGATGGGACGGGTCGCCGAGGTCGTCGTCGAGGGGCTGAACGCGGCGCTCGATACGGCCGAACCGGGCGTGACCTGCGAGGAGGTCGAACTCGCGTGGCGCGAGTCGATCGCGAGACACGGCATCGAAAAGGAGGATCGGATCGGCTACTCGATGGGGCTTGGCTACCCGCCGGATTGGGGCGAGCACACCGCGAGCATCCGACCCGGCGACGAAACCGTTCTGAAGGAGGACATGACGTTCCACATGATCCCGGGGATCTGGACCGACGAACTCGGCGTCGAGATCAGCGAGTCGTTTCGCGTGACCGCGAACGGCGCCGAGCGGTTCTCCTCGTTTCCCCAGCAGGTGTTCTCGGTCTGA
- a CDS encoding aspartate aminotransferase family protein → MDRDSAEPSVRRLPGERTREWIEYHHRYSAPSEHAHEFAWDVTGDAEGPFCTDLDGNVFLDFTCHIGAAPLGYNNPKVLDRMAEFDLVDPLKIAGQDFYAGSPGGPVEPEVPGAAQLMERLVEISSQYDMDTVFLSNSGAEAIENALKISYANTPERKYGITFLGAFHGRTVGTLSLTRAGDVYTRAYPEIAGTRTVPFCEDRTCGESTCSCGFFAGGRSQLERMLDPERGYLDPAEVAFLILEPIQGVGGYRFPSDAFMEEVQRTCETHDVHLIVDEIQSGLGRTGKMWASDHYAIEPDVICSAKALRSGATISRSEIFPEEKNRLGSTWGGGDVIAALQGALTIDAIRDHDLLDNAVERGRQVKELLRDADPEGVTDIRGKGLMLAVEFDSKERRDAVVKAGLRRGLLTLGCGHSTIRLLPPLDVTEREIELGISMFREAIASA, encoded by the coding sequence ATGGATCGCGACAGTGCGGAGCCGAGCGTTCGGCGACTCCCGGGGGAGCGGACCCGAGAGTGGATCGAGTACCACCACCGCTACTCCGCGCCCAGCGAGCACGCCCACGAGTTCGCCTGGGACGTCACCGGGGACGCGGAGGGCCCGTTCTGCACCGACCTCGACGGCAACGTCTTCCTGGATTTCACCTGCCACATCGGGGCCGCGCCGCTCGGGTACAACAACCCCAAAGTTCTGGACCGGATGGCGGAGTTCGACCTCGTCGACCCGCTGAAGATCGCCGGCCAGGACTTCTACGCCGGGTCGCCGGGCGGCCCCGTCGAGCCCGAGGTCCCGGGGGCGGCCCAGCTCATGGAGCGCCTCGTGGAGATCTCCTCGCAGTACGACATGGACACCGTCTTCCTCTCGAACTCGGGCGCGGAGGCCATCGAGAACGCGTTGAAGATCTCATACGCGAACACCCCCGAGCGCAAGTACGGGATCACCTTTCTGGGTGCCTTCCACGGCCGGACCGTCGGAACGCTCTCGCTGACGCGGGCCGGCGACGTCTACACCCGCGCGTACCCCGAGATCGCCGGCACCCGGACGGTGCCCTTCTGCGAGGACCGCACCTGCGGGGAGTCGACGTGTTCGTGTGGGTTCTTCGCGGGCGGGCGCTCACAGCTCGAACGCATGCTCGATCCCGAGCGGGGCTACCTCGATCCCGCCGAGGTCGCCTTCCTGATACTCGAACCGATCCAGGGTGTCGGGGGCTATCGGTTCCCGAGCGACGCGTTCATGGAGGAGGTACAGCGGACCTGCGAGACCCACGACGTCCACCTGATCGTCGACGAGATCCAAAGCGGACTCGGTCGGACGGGGAAGATGTGGGCGTCGGACCACTACGCCATCGAGCCGGACGTGATCTGTAGCGCGAAGGCGCTTCGCTCGGGGGCGACGATCTCCCGCTCGGAGATCTTCCCCGAGGAGAAAAACAGGTTGGGATCGACGTGGGGCGGAGGCGACGTGATCGCCGCCCTCCAGGGGGCGCTGACCATCGACGCGATCCGCGACCACGATCTGCTCGACAACGCCGTCGAGCGCGGTCGGCAGGTGAAGGAACTGCTCCGCGACGCCGACCCCGAGGGCGTCACGGACATTCGGGGAAAGGGCCTGATGCTCGCCGTTGAGTTCGACTCGAAGGAACGGCGCGACGCCGTCGTGAAGGCGGGACTCCGGCGGGGCCTGCTCACGCTGGGGTGTGGTCACAGCACGATCAGGCTGCTGCCGCCGCTCGACGTCACGGAACGCGAGATAGAGTTGGGGATCTCGATGTTCCGCGAGGCGATCGCCTCGGCGTGA